The nucleotide sequence TCGGCGAGCGCGGGCAGGGGAGGGAGCGGCTCGGCGGGGCGCGCGGCGGCGGGATCTGCGGGCGCGGAGGAAGAGTCGCGGCAGGCGGGGAGCGCCATGGCGGCGAGGAGGACGGGAGGAAAAATGTTTTTCCAGGTGAAACGCACGGCCTTCCCCAACAGCGCGGAGCGGGCAGGGTGATAGCAGAGCCGGGCGGAGGGCGGAACGCGTCTCGGCGCCGCGATCGCCGATCCCTCGCGTTTTCCCGCGGATCGGCCGTACCATCGGGCGCGGAGGTCCCGATGCCCCGGCTTCGCTTCGCCCCGCTCTCGCTCGTGCTCCTCGCTTGTGGCTCCCAGGGCGCCCCGCCCGGCAATGGCAAACCACCACTCCCGCCTTGCACCGATTGCACGCCTTCCGGTGATCGCGCCTTCGTCCTGCCTTCGCCCGCGGGCGCGACGCTCTGGACCGCCACGCCCATGGACAAGGTCCTTCGCGAGGCCACGCCGCCCTCGCGGATGGGGGACGGCATCCGCATCTCAGCCGCCAAGAACGAGCTCGAGCCCTTCCAGATCGTCGTCCGCCCCGACGCGGCCGGGCCCGTCTCATTCAGCCTCAGCCCCCTCACCGGCCCCGGCACCCTCGACGACGTCCGCATTCACCGCGTCGGGTACGTCCGCATCACGGAGCCCTCCGATCCTTCGTCGATCGTGAGCCCCTATGTGCCCGATCCGCTCCATCCGACGAGCTTCGGCGCCTCGCACGAGCTCGCCGCGGGCGAGAACCAGCCTTTCTGGATCACCGTCCGTGTCCCGCCCGGCGCGGCCGCGGGGGAGTACACCGCGACCCTCACCGTCACGACGTCCGGCGGCACGGAGGTGATCCCCGTCTCGCTCCACGTCTACGATTTCGAGCTCCCCCAGAAGCTCGGCTTCGACGGCAACTGGAACACGAGCTTCCAGGCCCTCGGCGGCGGCGAGAGCCTGGAGAAGGTCCGCGAACTGAAGGACTTCTTCCACGAGCACCGCCTCGTCCCCGGCGGCGTCGCCTGGCCGGCCGGGCTCAATTACAATGGCGGCATCAACTACGATTGTGCGTCGGGCTCGTTCGTGGAGGAGAACAATCCTTACGACTTCTCCCAGCTCGGCCCCGAATACATCGACGGCGTGGGGTGGAACGGGGTCGGCTTCCCCTCGTTCCAGATCATGCAGTTCGTCGACAACTCGACCCCGCGGCCGCAGACGTTCTGCGGCGTCGATCGCGGTAGCGACCCCTTCGGCACGCCCGAGTACAACGCCGCGTGGCAGGAGCTGCTCGCCGCGATCGACGCCTACCTCGTGGCGAAGGGCTGGCAGGACAAGGGTTATTATTACGTGCAGAACGAGCCCCAGGGGCCGGAGGACTACGACGTCGCCGCGTTCCTCGCGAAGCTCGCCAAGGAGGCCGCGCCGAACCTGCGCATCGCGGTCAGCGAGGAGCCGAAGCCCGAGATCGCCGAGCACGCCTCGATCGGCTCCGGCCATTACGATCTCTGGTGGGCCGACCTCTCGCATTTCGATCCCAAGTACGCCGAGGTCCGCCAGGCGCTCGGCGAGGACGTGTGGTGGTATTTCCTCTACGGCGACCTCCCGCCGCATTTCAACCCCATCACGATCGATCACCCCGGCATCGAGACGCGTATCGCCTTCTGGGCCGCGTGGAAGTACCGGATCCGCGGCTTCGCTTATTACTCCGTCACGGGCTGGGGGAGCGATCCCTACGAGGATCCGCGGCCCCAAGGCACGAACCAGAACGGCGACGGCTTTCTGCTGTATCCGCCCGAGGACGGCGCGATCGTGAGCAGCATCCGCTGGGAGCTGCTCCGCGAGGGCGCCGAGGACTTCGAATACCTCCTGCGCGCGGCCGGCGGCACGATCCCCCAGACGCCCGCGCAGGCCGCGGGTTGTGACCTCTCGGCCGCGAGCGCGGTCTCCTCGCCGACCTCGTTCACGCGGGACGCATCCGCGCTCGCCCACCTGCGCGACGAGCTCGGCCTCTACCTCGAAGGCAAGGTCAACGGCTGCCCGACGCTCGTCTCCGCGCCCGAAGGCGCCCACCCGCGCGCCGCGTATCACATCAACTTCCAGGACCCGAACGGCGAGCCGTCCGCGAATCCGCTGGTTCTGGACGGCCACGAATGGATCAAGATCGGCTGGGAGGGTTATGACGCGAAGAAGGGGTACGGCTGGTCGGGCCCCCACATCGGCGATCCGGGGATCATGTTGTACAAATACCTCGCGGACGCCCCGGTCTCCGAGCTCCAGAAGAGCGTGATCTACAACGATTACGGGCGCACCGACACCTTCAACTGGGACATCGAGCAGGGTCAGTACGAAATCACGGTCTCCA is from Polyangium spumosum and encodes:
- a CDS encoding glycoside hydrolase domain-containing protein; translation: MPRLRFAPLSLVLLACGSQGAPPGNGKPPLPPCTDCTPSGDRAFVLPSPAGATLWTATPMDKVLREATPPSRMGDGIRISAAKNELEPFQIVVRPDAAGPVSFSLSPLTGPGTLDDVRIHRVGYVRITEPSDPSSIVSPYVPDPLHPTSFGASHELAAGENQPFWITVRVPPGAAAGEYTATLTVTTSGGTEVIPVSLHVYDFELPQKLGFDGNWNTSFQALGGGESLEKVRELKDFFHEHRLVPGGVAWPAGLNYNGGINYDCASGSFVEENNPYDFSQLGPEYIDGVGWNGVGFPSFQIMQFVDNSTPRPQTFCGVDRGSDPFGTPEYNAAWQELLAAIDAYLVAKGWQDKGYYYVQNEPQGPEDYDVAAFLAKLAKEAAPNLRIAVSEEPKPEIAEHASIGSGHYDLWWADLSHFDPKYAEVRQALGEDVWWYFLYGDLPPHFNPITIDHPGIETRIAFWAAWKYRIRGFAYYSVTGWGSDPYEDPRPQGTNQNGDGFLLYPPEDGAIVSSIRWELLREGAEDFEYLLRAAGGTIPQTPAQAAGCDLSAASAVSSPTSFTRDASALAHLRDELGLYLEGKVNGCPTLVSAPEGAHPRAAYHINFQDPNGEPSANPLVLDGHEWIKIGWEGYDAKKGYGWSGPHIGDPGIMLYKYLADAPVSELQKSVIYNDYGRTDTFNWDIEQGQYEITVSIGWHDRTYEQHRVLVEGQPLFDSVATTPAEPYRVASVVVDVNDGNVTMEVGQQDQYTMLNWMRIVPVP